A window of Trichomycterus rosablanca isolate fTriRos1 chromosome 5, fTriRos1.hap1, whole genome shotgun sequence contains these coding sequences:
- the gins1 gene encoding DNA replication complex GINS protein PSF1 isoform X2, which yields MKALYEQNQSDVNKAKVEGKTELIPTIKFRHCCLLRNQRCIAAYLYDRLLRIRALRWEYGSVLPTTIRFHMCAEELEWFNQYKKSLATYMRSLGGEEGLDITQDMKPPKSLYIEVRCLKDHGEFEIDDGTVILLKKNSQHFLPRWKCEQLIRQGVLEHVMS from the exons ATGAAAGCTTTGTATGAGCAGAACCAAAGTGATGT AAATAAAGCCAAGGTTGAGGGCAAGACTGAACTGATACCGACCATCAAGTTTCGTCACTGCTGTTTGCTGAGAAACCAGCGCTGTATTGCAGCCTATTT GTACGACCGTCTGCTTCGAATCCGTGCCCTCAGATGGGAGTATGGAAGTGTGTTACCCACAACAATTCGATTTCACATGTGCGCAGAAGAG TTGGAGTGGTTTAATCAGTACAAGAAGTCACTGGCTACATACATGAGGTCACTTGGGGGTGAGGAGGGACTAGATATAACACAAGACATGAAGCCCCCTAAGAGTCTGTATATTGAG GTGCGCTGCTTGAAAGATCATGGGGAATTTGAGATTGACGATGGTACAGTTATACTCCTGAAGAAGAACAGTCAG cattttctGCCTCGATGGAAATGTGAGCAGCTGATTCGACAGGGAGTTCTGGAACATGTCATGTCTTGA
- the ninl gene encoding ninein-like protein, whose protein sequence is MDEAEQNRYVAQLKEEFDSCDTTGTGYLDKEELTVLCHKLSLDAHLPLLLDVLLGPEHYARVNFEEFKEGFVAVLSRSLDLSTSEEESSYLEPVPEEVSPKFVKGTKRYGRRSRPDKTASTPKANTENLPPFNTEQDDTSFVSVRRAKLRRSTSLESVESLKSDEDTASNKVTSGEQDSSQNSVHFEAQGQLKLWKPNSSGSRKYHTGPCQDVTDVQVKAIWEELGVGAEGTLNKQELSKVCNHIGLKDLQTEELDALFRKLDKDLDGRVSLTEFQKGLFRHGDLPAPTAASTPVRLIAQHPLSQAFEEQVVRSASPSLLSAAVGQRLLSRLDDGSGCTSPEQVIAVWTEEGIRNSRDILQTLDFSLEERLSLAELTLALDNELLVSGNGIHQAALISYKDEIQFLQMLANQACLERDKIKADLELADRRNLQLVREIDDRHATMESLNESKIKDLEQGYREKLCALRSETEQENEVLLQQLEREKDKLKDEVEILRAQEASLQREVNTAIEEYTRLEEENCALKKKLSESESTIAKLKELNHVLQDKCDGLDVNSTGLLSNEEHLSGIIKEYEQRCRELQDRNDELSSELELLNNQGSTKKTRRSRERLSTHTWSSRSVLTTDSDSDDPEMKKDPPPQIKKLSEKNGLGSLKCLTSSVSIETELAMEQLKERYEQEVQDLKIQLETKVNFYERTIELMKQNIEVERKEIAQSYKLEISELEEQKTLVEERVEQLRQTVKRLEGELRIKSEVMAWGPEQERRAQREQAELEQNFAREIGNIVHRLTSEKDQLEAELKLQMNQEVLLVREETEQQISQMKAQFSKAQRNLLHQLQGERVRMQEQTEQHSRDMGEWEARVQELEQEVHKEHLLGAERLGEEQAQICNSAALKRRKLEEEHQMEINQLKESICRMQIQAELQFKAEKESIMLQRQLEEKLEEMCVQLEDNTVSMKAQDALIQNLTSELNAKEKEIDNKKENEQKLLSKVSQLQRKLYFEKERNLSQQKVEKNKEAELLGKLSELEQRLVMYTTREQELLDKLSQSEQELESTRSESEMLQKEKKQVQGNCECLSSMVDQQQTRLVEQDMELDQLRENLEKTKDALKNTDEQLSKQLKSVERDLQGQFQKLSEDWDQLNGVVQNLQSALSQEQGMVAQLQAQLNLEQEEKSCLVQEKSGYSHLSEQLSAQIMEMEAESNKLTENLEALKLKLQNRDDQVEELRTQLDAKAKEMDLLWNEVHQKLDITQNVNHHSNEVQLLTSLLEDKDKELSSFRQELDNSTNQLQQSLIDSQAEAQHMKEVFDEEKDRMTQQLLEMEKLVIDLETVMDPASPHRAKLDEVSSENGALKERLAVLHQDVVRLEEDVSKKRKKLEEKEKENMKLKEEEERLHNENAKCRKEVLDLSERNLQLSDENAELNSRLQSDQGTVQMLTEKHAQECREQEEMAVSIKQLREKSSLLVKEKLCLQTTQQEEKNILEKELKEAKNKLQRFTEVESALTSLTLKNQSLQQEKEGLLKEAEERNQKIEKLQECIKSLETQTIQLHSQIFSICKEKDAHIEVISTNHTLLKESQDKVVELESRMRELGKEKEQLQYVHQVQEEAAASVFQEQLKSAQVQNQEVLEKVKGFESKLQTQELELQRLKHENITLKKQHDVLEAAKHEAEQQVLRANMALSLSRAQHVREVQQLKDQVGTDTQKQLAHLHTQLAEQQKKIQQQEEQLRFEVQQSRTQLKLQQEQYEKMIESTQEQMDEVKSKFKMAHLMLQEKVNQLKEQLLKNAKSDLLLKDLYVENSQLMKALQITEQRQKSAEKKSFFLEEKVTALNKLLCKIAPVSLSA, encoded by the exons AGTCTGAAATCTGATGAAGACACAGCAAGCAACAAGGTCACAAGTGGAGAGCAGGACTCCAGTCAAAACTCAGTTCATTTTGAGGCACAAG GTCAGTTAAAGCTCTGGAAGCCCAATAGCTCAGGAAGTCGAAAGTACCATACTGGTCCATGCCAGGATGTAacagatgtgcaagtgaagGCAATATGGGAGGAGTTGGGGGTTGGCGCTGAAGGAACGTTGAATAAGCAAGAGCTGTCAAAGGTCTGCAACCACATCGGACTCAAGGATCTACAGACTGAG GAGTTGGATGCCCTGTTTAGAAAACTAGATAAAGACCTTGATGGAAGGGTGAGCCTTACCGAGTTCCAAAAAGGATTATTCAGACATGGAGACTTGCCTGCACCTACTGCTGCATCCACTCCTGTCCGACTTATTGCCCAGCACCCTCTCTCACAG GCTTTTGAGGAGCAAGTGGTGCGCTCCGCCTCACCCTCACTGCTCTCTGCTGCGGTGGGCCAGAGGCTTCTCTCACGGCTGGACGATGGCTCGGGCTGCACCAGCCCAGAACAGGTCATTGCCGTTTGGACTGAGGAAGGAATCCGAAACAGCAGAGATATCCTACAG ACTCTGGACTTCTCTCTGGAAGAGCGGCTGAGCCTTGCTGAGCTCACACTGGCGCTGGATAATGAGCTGCTGGTCAGCGGTAACGGAATCCACCAGGCTGCCCTCATCTCCTACAAGGATGAAATTCAGTTCTTACA AATGCTGGCCAACCAGGCCTGTCTGGAGAGAGACAAGATCAAGGCAGACTTGGAATTGGCTGACCGTCGTAACCTCCAGTTGGTCAGAGAGATTGATGACCGTCATGCCACCATGGAGTCACTTAATGAGTCTAAGATCAA GGATCTGGAGCAGGGGTACAGAGAAAAACTGTGTGCATTAAGAAGTGAGACTGAGCAAGAAAACGAGGTCCTGCTTCAGCAGCTGGAGAGAGAAAAAGACAAACTTAAAGACGAAGTGGAAATTCTCAGGGCTCAAGAAGCCAGTTTACAGAGAGAGGTCAACACTGCCATTGAG GAGTACACTCGTTTAGAGGAGGAGAACTGCGCTCTAAAGAAAAAGCTGTCTGAATCTGAAAGCACAATCGCTAAACTGAAGGAGCTAAACCATGTACTGCAGGACAAG TGTGATGGTTTAGACGTGAACAGCACAGGACTGCTGAGCAACGAGGAGCATCTCTCAGGAATTATAAAGGAATATGAACAACGTTGCAGG GAGTTGCAGGACAGGAATGACGAGTTAAGCTCAGAGCTAGAACTGCTAAATAATCAAGGTTCAACAAAGAAAACCAGACGATCAAGAGAGAGACTCTCCACTCATACCTGGTCTAGTCGCAGTGTACTAACCACTGATTCAGATTCTG ATGACCCTGAAATGAAAAAAGACCCTCCTCCCCAAATCAAGAAACTCTCTGAGAAGAATG GTCTTGGTTCATTAAAATGTCTGACTTCTTCTGTAAGTATTGAGACAGAGCTAGCAATGGAGCAACTGAAGGAGAGGTATGAACAAGAGGTTCAGGATCTGAAGATCCAGCTTGAGACAAAG GTGAATTTCTATGAGCGCACCATCGAGCTGATGAAGCAGAACATCGAGGTTGAGAGGAAGGAGATAGCACAGAGCTACAAGTTGGAAATCAGTGAACTGGAGGAGCAGAAGACCCTGGTAGAGGAACGGGTTGAGCAGCTGCGTCAGACTGTGAAACGTTTGGAGGGGGAACTCAGGATTAAGAGTGAGGTTATGGCGTGGGGGCCTGAGCAGGAGCGACGAGCTCAGCGTGAGCAGGCTGAACTGGAGCAGAACTTCGCTCGTGAGATCGGTAACATTGTGCATCGTCTTACTTCAGAGAAAGATCAGCTGGAGGCGGAGCTTAAGTTACAAATGAACCAGGAAGTGCTACTTGTCAG GGAAGAGACGGAGCAACAAATATCACAAATGAAGGCTCAGTTTAGCAAGGCTCAACGCAACCTGCTGCACCAGCTCCAGGGTGAAAGAGTCCGAATGCAGGAGCAGACTGAGCAGCACAGCCGGGATATGGGTGAATGGGAGGCAAGAGTCCAAGAGCTGGAGCAAGAGGTACATAAGGAGCACCTCCTCGGTGCTGAGCGCTTGGGAGAGGAACAAGCTCAGATCTGTAACAGTGCTGCTCTGAAGAGAAGGAAACTGGAAGAGGAGCACCAGATGGAGATCAACCAGTTGAAAGAGAGTATCTGCAGGATGCAGATTCAGGCCGAGTTACAATTTAAGGCTGAGAAGGAATCGATCATGCTACAGAGGCAGCTAGAGGAGAAGCTAGAGGAAATGTGTGTTCAGCTGGAGGACAACACTGTTTCAATGAAAGCCCAGGATGCGCTTATTCAGAATCTGACCTCAGAACTGAATGCCAAAGAAAAGGAGATAGACAACAAGAAGGAGAATGAGCAAAAGCTTCTCAGTAAGGTGTCTCAACTTCAGCGcaagctttattttgaaaagGAAAGAAACCTTTCACAACAAAAAGTGGAGAAAAACAAAGAGGCAGAGCTTCTTGGCAAGTTGTCTGAGCTTGAACAAAGACTTGTGATGTATACAACAAGAGAACAAGAGCTCCTTGATAAACTGAGTCAGTCCGAACAGGAACTGGAGAGCACGAGAAGTGAATCAGAGATGTTGCAAAAGGAGAAGAAACAAGTCCAAGGAAACTGTGAGTGTCTGTCCTCTATGGTTGATCAACAGCAAACGAGGCTTGTGGAACAAGATATGGAACTTGACCAGCTCCGAGAAAACTTGGAGAAAACTAAGGATGCGCTAAAAAATACAGATGAACAATTGTCAAAACAGCTGAAGTCTGTCGAGAGGGACCTTCAGGGACAGTTCCAAAAGCTCTCTGAAGATTGGGACCAACTTAATGGGGTTGTACAAAACCTACAGAGTGCTCTAAGCCAGGAGCAAGGCATGGTTGCTCAGCTCCAAGCCCAACTAAACTTGGAACAAGAGGAAAAGAGCTGTTTGGTACAGGAGAAATCTGGTTATAGCCATCTCTCGGAACAACTCTCAGCTCAGATCATGGAGATGGAGGCCGAGTCAAATAAGCTCACAGAAAATCTTGAGGCATTAAAACTAAAGCTACAAAACCGGGACGATCAGGTAGAAGAACTCAGGACTCAGCTTGACGCTAAAGCCAAAGAGATGGACTTGCTCTGGAATGAAGTGCATCAGAAGCTGGATATCACTCAAAATGTTAATCATCACTCTAATGAGGTACAACTTTTAACAAGCCTGTTGGAAGACAAAGACAAGGAGCTGTCTTCCTTCAGACAAGAGTTGGACAACAGCACCAACCAGCTACAGCAGTCACTAATAGACTCTCAGGCAGAAGCTCAGCACATGAAGGAGGTGTTTGATGAGGAAAAGGACCGGATGACGCAGCAGTTACTGGAAATGGAGAAGCTGGTCATTGATCTGGAAACGGTGATGGATCCAGCCAGTCCACACAG GGCCAAACTGGATGAGGTTAGTTCTGAAAACGGCGCACTTAAAGAGCGCTTGGCTGTTTTGCATCAGGATGTTGTCAGACTTGAGGAGGATGTTAGCAAAAAGAG AAAAAAACTTGAGGAGAAGGAGAAAGAAAATATGAAGCTCAAAGAAGAGGAGGAAAGGTTACACAATGAG aacgCCAAGTGTCGAAAGGAAGTGTTAGACCTGAGTGAGAGAAACCTGCAGCTTAGTGATGAGAATGCAGAGTTAAATTCTCGTCTCCAGTCTGATCAAGGAACAGTGCAGATGTTGACTGAAAAGCATGCTCAGGAGTGTCGAGAACAGGAAGAGATGGCTGTCTCGATTAAACAGCTGCGGGAGAAATCTAGTTTGCTGGTTAAAGAGAAACTGTGTCTGCAAACCACCCAGCAGGAGGAAAAGAACATCTTGGAAAAAGAGTTAAAGGAAGCCAAAAACAAG CTCCAGCGTTTCACAGAAGTTGAGTCTGCCCTGACCAGCCTAACTCTAAAAAACCAGTCACTTCAGCAGGAAAAGGAGGGCTTGTTAAAGGAAGCAGAGGAAAGAAACCagaag ATTGAAAAGCTGCAGGAATGTATCAAAAGTCTTGAAACCCAGACGATACAGCTTCACTCCCAGATTTTTTCCATTTGCAAGGAAAAGGATGCTCATATAGAAGTGATTTCTACAAATCACACACTGCTCAAAGAATCTCAGGACAAG GTTGTGGAACTTGAATCCAGGATGCGTGAGCTTGGCAAAGAGAAAGAGCAGCTGCAGTATGTTCACCAGGTACAAGAGGAAGCAGCAGCAAGTGTGTTCCAGGAACAGCTAAAGAGTGCACAAGTACAGAACCAAGAGGTTCTTGAGAAG gtAAAAGGTTTTGAGTCAAAGCTGCAAACTCAGGAGTTGGAACTGCAAAGGTTAAAGCATGAAAACATCACTTTGAAGAAACAACATGATGTACTGGAGGCTGCAAAACATGAGGCAGAACAACAG gttttaaggGCAAACATGGCTTTGTCACTGAGCCGAGCCCAGCATGTTCGTGAGGTGCAGCAGCTAAAAGATCAGGTTGGCACTGATACCCAGAAGCAGCTGGCTCACTTACACACTCAGCTGGCTGAGCAGCAGAAAAAGATTCAGCAGCAGGAGGAGCAGCTTCGCTTTGAGGTCCAACAATCAAGAACTCAGCTAAAACTTCAGCAG GAGCAGTATGagaaaatgatagaaagcaCACAGGAGCAAATGGACGAGGTGAAATCCAAGTTTAAAATGGCACATCTGATGCTGCAGGAAAAGGTCAATCAGTTAAAGGAGCAA TTATTAAAGAATGCAAAGTCTGATCTGCTGCTGAAGGACCTCTACGTGGAGAACTCTCAGCTCATGAAGGCTCTGCAGATCACAGAGCAGAGGCAGAAAAGTGCAGAGAAGAAGTCATTTTTTCTGGAGGAGAAGGTTACCGCTCTCAACAAACTCTTGTGTAAAATCGCACCGGTCTCACTTTCTGCTTAG
- the gins1 gene encoding DNA replication complex GINS protein PSF1 isoform X1 has protein sequence MFCEKAVDLVRELHRMSEGQLPAFKEDSIRQVLEEMKALYEQNQSDVNKAKVEGKTELIPTIKFRHCCLLRNQRCIAAYLYDRLLRIRALRWEYGSVLPTTIRFHMCAEELEWFNQYKKSLATYMRSLGGEEGLDITQDMKPPKSLYIEVRCLKDHGEFEIDDGTVILLKKNSQHFLPRWKCEQLIRQGVLEHVMS, from the exons ATGTTTTGTGAGAAGGCAGTTGATCTAGTAAGAGAACTTCACCGGATGAGTGAAGGCCAGTTACCTGCGTTTAAG GAAGACAGCATTAGGCAAGTGCTGGAAGAAATGAAAGCTTTGTATGAGCAGAACCAAAGTGATGT AAATAAAGCCAAGGTTGAGGGCAAGACTGAACTGATACCGACCATCAAGTTTCGTCACTGCTGTTTGCTGAGAAACCAGCGCTGTATTGCAGCCTATTT GTACGACCGTCTGCTTCGAATCCGTGCCCTCAGATGGGAGTATGGAAGTGTGTTACCCACAACAATTCGATTTCACATGTGCGCAGAAGAG TTGGAGTGGTTTAATCAGTACAAGAAGTCACTGGCTACATACATGAGGTCACTTGGGGGTGAGGAGGGACTAGATATAACACAAGACATGAAGCCCCCTAAGAGTCTGTATATTGAG GTGCGCTGCTTGAAAGATCATGGGGAATTTGAGATTGACGATGGTACAGTTATACTCCTGAAGAAGAACAGTCAG cattttctGCCTCGATGGAAATGTGAGCAGCTGATTCGACAGGGAGTTCTGGAACATGTCATGTCTTGA